Proteins encoded in a region of the Polyangium spumosum genome:
- a CDS encoding serine/threonine-protein kinase: MKVGDVVRGEYKLVRPIGDGAMGAVWETLHEPTGRRVALKLIKSQDEHLRRRLVREARLCGQLRHQNIVELYEAGETEKGDPFLAMELLTGETVAALLQRRHTLSSSLTARIGRDVAYALSVAHEARIVHRDLKPTNIFLHRDRATSDWYVKVLDFGVAKQIDGQDSCLTQTGGVVGSLAYMSPEQLCVAKNLDHRTDIWSIGVVMFEMIVGVRPFGGSTEDLIHAILTEDAPLVSRRVRHVDPGLAEIIAHCLTRDRQKRIGSALELAAMLEACTRGGSLADELGAAPPDSGEATRVMPSKAAPPLDGNRRLTANGTVVLGPEELAANKRQPRAESQPEPTTAVLAATTPLPELPETPPGSSRRGSADGPEEAPPGTSSIDGVVRWVAPPRPGSIPEIIPSAPMAPSASTTPQVRRSVIDIKVATGLLVGALGLLAFAVVRDKASTATPPAIAPAAVAQAPMDVARPGEAQTGAAIPPALEPPTAPAPTVAPIPNTPDPASTPPAKADAHDAPKRDATTVKAKEPGVKVPVPNRGGTPAPPKPKPPQPGAKGPIVKGTKRFIPDSL; the protein is encoded by the coding sequence ATGAAGGTCGGAGACGTCGTCCGAGGCGAATACAAGCTCGTCCGTCCAATCGGTGACGGCGCGATGGGGGCCGTGTGGGAGACGCTGCACGAGCCCACGGGGAGGCGCGTCGCGCTCAAGTTGATCAAGAGCCAGGATGAGCACCTCCGGAGGCGCCTCGTCCGAGAGGCTCGCCTCTGCGGGCAATTGCGTCACCAGAATATCGTGGAGCTCTACGAGGCGGGTGAGACGGAGAAAGGTGATCCCTTCCTCGCCATGGAGCTCCTGACGGGGGAGACCGTCGCGGCGCTCTTGCAACGACGACACACCCTTTCGTCCAGCCTCACCGCGCGTATCGGGCGGGACGTGGCGTACGCGCTGTCCGTCGCGCACGAGGCGCGGATCGTTCATCGCGACCTGAAGCCCACGAACATCTTCCTTCACCGGGACAGGGCGACGAGCGATTGGTACGTGAAGGTCCTCGATTTCGGCGTGGCCAAGCAGATCGACGGGCAGGACAGTTGCCTCACGCAGACCGGGGGGGTCGTCGGGTCCCTGGCCTACATGAGCCCCGAGCAGCTCTGCGTGGCCAAGAACCTCGATCATCGCACGGACATCTGGTCGATCGGCGTGGTGATGTTCGAGATGATCGTTGGCGTCCGCCCCTTCGGGGGTTCGACCGAGGATCTGATTCACGCGATCTTGACCGAGGACGCCCCGCTCGTGTCGCGGCGTGTGCGTCACGTCGACCCGGGCCTCGCCGAGATCATCGCGCATTGCCTCACGCGTGACCGGCAAAAGCGCATTGGCTCGGCGCTCGAGCTCGCCGCCATGCTGGAGGCCTGCACGCGCGGAGGCTCGCTCGCCGACGAGCTCGGAGCCGCCCCCCCGGACTCGGGCGAGGCCACACGGGTGATGCCCTCCAAGGCAGCGCCGCCACTCGACGGGAACCGGAGGTTGACGGCGAACGGCACGGTGGTGCTCGGCCCCGAGGAGCTCGCGGCAAACAAGCGTCAGCCTCGCGCGGAATCGCAGCCGGAGCCGACGACAGCCGTCCTCGCCGCGACAACGCCGCTCCCGGAGCTCCCGGAGACCCCGCCTGGGTCCTCGCGGCGCGGGAGCGCGGACGGTCCGGAGGAGGCGCCGCCGGGGACGTCGTCCATCGACGGGGTGGTCCGGTGGGTCGCGCCGCCGCGCCCGGGGAGCATTCCGGAGATCATCCCATCCGCACCGATGGCCCCCTCCGCGTCGACCACGCCGCAGGTCCGGCGATCCGTCATCGATATCAAGGTGGCGACGGGTTTGCTCGTCGGGGCGCTGGGCCTTCTGGCCTTCGCGGTGGTACGCGACAAAGCCTCGACGGCGACGCCTCCCGCGATTGCGCCCGCGGCGGTAGCGCAAGCTCCCATGGACGTTGCGCGCCCGGGCGAGGCGCAAACGGGCGCGGCGATCCCGCCCGCGCTGGAGCCACCAACAGCGCCGGCCCCGACGGTCGCGCCCATACCCAACACTCCCGATCCAGCCTCGACGCCACCCGCGAAGGCAGACGCGCACGACGCGCCAAAGCGGGACGCCACGACGGTCAAAGCGAAGGAGCCGGGCGTCAAGGTGCCCGTTCCGAACCGAGGCGGAACTCCAGCGCCACCGAAGCCCAAGCCTCCGCAGCCTGGCGCGAAGGGACCCATCGTCAAGGGCACGAAGCGCTTCATCCCGGACTCCCTTTAA
- a CDS encoding AAA family ATPase has protein sequence MAPEFPGCTIFATLAEDARFALHRGHLEDGTPVLVETARARARGEERARIRRAHAIAKDLGETIVPRTLGLVEHGDVFALLRADPGGVTLAELLASRRLRIESALEISIALGRALATIGAHGIVHRDIAPKNVLFREEDGALFLLHFTSAARVGEESLRAPNPQAPEGTLAYMPPEQTGRTNRPVDHRADLYGLGAVFYEMLTGSPPFTTQDPVTLVHAHLARTPKPPHELEPNVPPAVSRIVLKLLAKGADDRYQSARGLVADLETCLLRLRKSGRIDPFPLGGQDRPTMLATAVRLYGRDAEREALASAIERARRGGRELFVIQGAAGMGKTALVLDAATRLGPDEAYIVTGKFDAIGQGLPFSGFGHALGELVRAALTESESELARIRSEIDVALGPNAELVTRVVPEVGLLFGPTEAAPDLGPIESQNRFALVVQRFLSVFTRRRPVLLFLDDLQWADPASLKLLRDLLADPQSSYLLVLAAFRGREDGDGFRAAGRVIDEVEWQGVPVSKVELRPLRPSDVRALVAGLLGCDLADVESLGVLLWSKTSGNPLFIRQLLGTLVREGLVEVDPATGVVVADEARIEETVTDDIVTLLLDKIGDLSPPARRTLVLASVFGHEFQIDALAALAGRAEADVRSDLASALSEGLVLPVRVRPPGARKSSPPKPVAPRAFRFSHDRVQQAAYSLLRPDEVPELHLAIGRRLRDEIGAEGEGLFELLLHMSKGASALTDPVERLEVARLALDGGQQAKGAAAYEAAIGYLATGMELVGERGWEEQPFLTFALARDRAACAYLTGQFHEAEQLFALLLSHADSVVDRASVHDLLVVLYVTQGRFADAVRVGREALALLGETLPDEADLDAELAREQAELAAELEPRSVESITSAAPLEDARRRAVLRTLMHLVAAAYGTSPSLLFYVCARMVRATLAWGPTELSAYGFSAYGMSLVAARRYEEAYRMGEIALRLHDRLPSPNIACRVYLNQGATLQPFRRPLSSCLPYLERAQREGLATGDFSFLSYACFSTTMVRLGIGEDLAVVEQEAEGFLTLMQKTRDATSEAYLRIMYQLIRCLRGRTRGRISLSDREFEEASYVASLVEKRLPFIACRYHAARLELGLLFHDLELAEKAAAEAEALLPTVIAQYYAAEIVFHGALVAAARLGAGSAEEQARRRADLDRREAELVALARSCPETYQHRLDLVRAERARAEGRDAAAIDLFEAAIAGATEHGFIKDEALASERAAEHHVARGRKRLARAYVVEARKAYQRWGARAKVENIAARYEDLWENESPPWDLPANSSPGDRSFATLDTATVIRAAQAIAGEILLERVLLRVVRAVIESAGADRGMLLIERGGRLWVEATMVVEPERVTAGPSVLAEETDELPLTVVEYVRRTREPLLLGDARSDRRFVKDRYMVARAPRSILCTPMLHKGRLVGIIYLEHALATEAFVPARLTLVDFLASQAGAAVESALLYTEVQRVTEELLRTNENLEEEVARRTREANETAEQLRLELEQRMITELERESLQAHIIEVQRERLAELSTPIIPITDDVVVMPLIGTMDRARADEVMGAALRGASGRGARAVILDVTGVKGGDVYIAEALVRTASALKLLGAQAILTGMRADVARSLVGSSAELQGIVTKGSLQAGIAFAMGLRGKR, from the coding sequence ATGGCTCCCGAGTTTCCCGGCTGCACCATCTTCGCAACCCTCGCCGAGGACGCCCGCTTCGCCCTCCATCGCGGCCACCTCGAGGACGGCACGCCCGTGCTCGTCGAGACGGCGCGCGCCCGCGCCCGCGGCGAGGAGCGCGCCCGGATCCGAAGGGCCCACGCCATCGCCAAGGACCTCGGCGAGACCATCGTCCCGCGCACGCTCGGCCTCGTGGAGCATGGCGACGTCTTCGCCCTGCTGCGCGCCGATCCCGGCGGCGTCACGCTCGCCGAGCTGCTCGCGTCGCGGAGGTTGCGGATCGAGAGCGCGCTGGAGATCTCGATCGCGCTCGGACGCGCGCTCGCCACGATCGGGGCGCACGGCATCGTCCACCGCGACATCGCCCCGAAGAACGTGCTCTTCCGCGAGGAAGACGGCGCCCTCTTCCTCCTGCACTTCACCTCGGCCGCGCGTGTCGGCGAGGAGTCGCTACGCGCGCCGAACCCGCAGGCGCCCGAGGGCACGCTCGCGTACATGCCGCCCGAGCAGACGGGCCGCACGAACCGCCCGGTGGACCATCGCGCCGACCTCTACGGGCTCGGCGCCGTGTTCTACGAGATGCTGACGGGCTCGCCGCCCTTCACCACGCAGGACCCGGTCACGCTCGTGCACGCGCACCTCGCGCGGACGCCGAAGCCGCCGCACGAGCTCGAGCCGAACGTGCCGCCGGCCGTGTCGCGTATCGTGTTGAAGCTGCTCGCGAAGGGCGCCGACGACCGGTACCAGAGCGCGCGTGGGCTCGTGGCCGACCTCGAGACGTGCCTCCTGCGCCTGCGCAAATCGGGCCGCATCGATCCGTTCCCGCTCGGCGGGCAGGACCGGCCGACGATGCTGGCGACGGCGGTGCGGCTCTACGGTCGCGACGCGGAGCGCGAGGCGCTCGCCTCGGCCATCGAACGAGCGCGACGCGGAGGGCGCGAGCTCTTCGTGATCCAGGGCGCCGCCGGCATGGGCAAGACCGCGCTCGTGCTCGACGCGGCCACGCGGCTCGGGCCCGACGAGGCCTACATCGTCACGGGCAAGTTCGATGCGATCGGGCAGGGCCTGCCGTTCTCGGGCTTCGGCCACGCGCTCGGCGAGCTCGTGCGCGCGGCGCTCACGGAGAGCGAGTCCGAGCTCGCCCGGATCCGCAGCGAGATCGACGTGGCGCTCGGGCCGAACGCGGAGCTCGTCACGCGCGTGGTGCCCGAGGTCGGGCTGCTCTTCGGGCCCACCGAGGCCGCGCCGGACCTCGGCCCGATCGAGTCGCAGAACCGGTTCGCGCTCGTCGTGCAGCGCTTCTTGTCGGTGTTCACGCGGCGCCGGCCGGTGCTCCTGTTCCTCGACGATCTCCAGTGGGCCGACCCCGCGTCGCTCAAGCTCTTGCGGGACCTGCTCGCCGATCCGCAGTCGAGTTACCTGCTCGTGCTCGCGGCGTTCCGCGGGCGCGAGGACGGCGACGGCTTCCGCGCCGCCGGGCGCGTGATCGACGAGGTCGAGTGGCAAGGCGTGCCGGTCTCGAAGGTGGAGCTCCGGCCGCTGCGCCCCTCGGACGTGCGCGCGCTCGTCGCGGGGCTGCTCGGCTGCGACCTCGCGGACGTGGAGTCGCTCGGCGTCTTGCTCTGGAGCAAGACGAGCGGCAACCCGCTGTTCATCCGGCAACTGCTCGGCACGCTCGTCCGCGAGGGGCTCGTCGAGGTCGACCCGGCGACGGGCGTCGTGGTCGCGGACGAGGCGCGGATCGAGGAGACGGTCACCGACGACATCGTCACGCTGCTGCTCGACAAGATCGGCGACCTCTCGCCGCCCGCGCGGCGGACGCTCGTGCTCGCGTCGGTCTTCGGGCACGAGTTCCAGATCGACGCGCTCGCGGCGCTCGCCGGTCGCGCCGAGGCCGACGTGCGCAGCGACCTCGCCTCGGCGCTGAGCGAAGGCCTCGTCCTGCCCGTGCGCGTGCGGCCCCCGGGCGCGCGCAAGTCGAGCCCTCCGAAGCCGGTCGCGCCGCGCGCGTTCCGGTTCTCGCACGACAGGGTGCAACAAGCGGCCTACTCGCTCCTGCGCCCGGACGAGGTGCCCGAGCTGCACCTCGCGATCGGGCGGCGGCTGCGCGACGAGATCGGCGCGGAGGGCGAGGGCCTCTTCGAGCTGCTCTTGCACATGAGCAAGGGCGCCTCGGCGCTGACCGATCCGGTCGAGCGGCTGGAGGTCGCGCGGCTCGCGCTCGACGGCGGGCAACAAGCGAAGGGCGCGGCCGCGTACGAGGCCGCGATCGGTTACCTCGCGACGGGCATGGAGCTCGTCGGCGAGCGCGGCTGGGAGGAGCAGCCGTTCCTCACGTTCGCGCTCGCGCGGGACCGCGCGGCGTGCGCCTACCTGACGGGCCAGTTCCACGAGGCGGAGCAGCTCTTCGCGCTGCTGCTCTCGCACGCGGACTCGGTGGTCGACCGGGCGAGCGTGCACGACCTGCTCGTGGTCCTCTACGTGACGCAGGGCCGCTTCGCGGACGCGGTGCGTGTCGGCCGCGAGGCGCTCGCGCTTCTCGGCGAGACGTTGCCCGACGAGGCCGACCTCGATGCGGAGCTCGCGCGCGAGCAGGCCGAGCTCGCGGCGGAGCTCGAGCCGCGCTCGGTCGAGTCGATCACCTCGGCCGCGCCGCTCGAAGATGCGCGCCGGCGCGCGGTGCTCCGGACGCTGATGCACCTCGTGGCGGCGGCCTACGGCACCTCGCCTTCGCTCCTGTTTTACGTGTGCGCGCGGATGGTGCGCGCGACGCTCGCGTGGGGCCCGACGGAGCTCTCCGCGTACGGGTTCTCGGCGTACGGCATGAGCCTGGTCGCGGCGCGAAGGTACGAAGAGGCCTACCGGATGGGCGAGATCGCGCTGCGCCTGCACGATCGCCTGCCGAGCCCGAACATCGCCTGCCGGGTCTACCTGAACCAGGGCGCGACGCTGCAGCCGTTCCGCCGCCCGCTCTCGTCGTGCCTGCCGTACCTCGAGCGCGCGCAACGCGAGGGGCTCGCGACGGGGGACTTCTCGTTCCTGTCGTACGCGTGTTTCTCGACCACGATGGTGCGGCTCGGGATCGGCGAGGACCTCGCGGTCGTCGAGCAGGAGGCCGAGGGTTTCCTCACGCTGATGCAGAAGACGCGGGACGCGACGTCGGAGGCGTACCTGCGGATCATGTACCAGCTCATCCGTTGCCTGCGTGGCCGGACGCGTGGGCGGATCTCGCTCTCGGATCGCGAGTTCGAAGAGGCCTCGTACGTCGCCTCGCTGGTCGAGAAGAGGTTGCCCTTCATCGCGTGCCGCTACCACGCCGCGCGCCTCGAGCTCGGCTTGCTCTTCCACGACCTCGAGCTCGCGGAGAAGGCCGCCGCCGAGGCCGAGGCGCTGCTGCCCACGGTCATCGCGCAGTACTACGCGGCGGAGATCGTCTTCCACGGCGCGCTCGTCGCGGCGGCGCGGCTCGGCGCGGGCAGCGCCGAGGAGCAGGCGCGTCGCCGGGCCGATCTCGACCGGCGCGAGGCCGAGCTCGTGGCCCTCGCGCGGAGCTGCCCGGAGACCTACCAGCACCGGCTCGACCTCGTCCGCGCCGAGCGCGCGCGCGCCGAGGGGCGGGACGCCGCGGCGATCGACCTCTTCGAGGCGGCGATCGCGGGCGCGACGGAGCACGGCTTCATCAAGGACGAGGCGCTCGCGAGCGAGCGCGCCGCCGAGCATCACGTCGCGCGGGGCCGCAAGCGCCTCGCGCGCGCCTACGTGGTCGAAGCGCGCAAGGCCTACCAGCGCTGGGGCGCGCGCGCGAAGGTGGAGAACATCGCGGCGCGGTACGAGGACCTCTGGGAGAACGAGTCGCCGCCGTGGGACCTGCCGGCGAACTCGAGCCCCGGCGATCGTTCGTTCGCGACGCTCGACACGGCGACGGTGATCCGCGCGGCGCAGGCGATCGCCGGAGAGATCCTGCTCGAGCGCGTGCTCTTGCGTGTCGTGCGCGCGGTGATCGAGAGCGCGGGCGCGGACCGGGGCATGTTGCTCATCGAGCGGGGGGGTCGTCTCTGGGTCGAGGCGACGATGGTGGTGGAGCCCGAGCGCGTCACGGCGGGCCCGAGCGTGCTGGCGGAGGAGACGGACGAGCTGCCTCTGACGGTGGTGGAGTACGTGCGGCGCACGCGCGAGCCGCTCCTGCTCGGCGACGCGCGTTCGGATCGGCGCTTCGTGAAGGACCGTTACATGGTGGCCCGCGCGCCGCGCTCGATCCTGTGCACGCCGATGCTGCACAAGGGCCGGCTCGTGGGGATCATCTACCTGGAGCACGCGCTCGCGACCGAGGCGTTCGTGCCGGCGCGCCTGACGCTCGTGGACTTCCTGGCCTCGCAAGCGGGCGCCGCGGTGGAGAGCGCGCTGCTCTACACGGAGGTGCAGCGGGTGACGGAGGAGCTGCTCCGCACGAACGAGAACCTCGAGGAGGAGGTCGCGCGGCGGACGCGAGAGGCGAACGAGACCGCGGAGCAGCTACGCCTCGAGCTCGAGCAGCGGATGATCACCGAGCTCGAGCGCGAGTCGCTCCAGGCGCACATCATCGAGGTGCAACGCGAGCGCCTGGCGGAGCTGTCGACGCCGATCATCCCGATCACGGACGACGTGGTGGTGATGCCGCTCATCGGGACGATGGACCGAGCGCGCGCGGACGAGGTGATGGGCGCGGCGCTGCGGGGCGCGTCGGGGCGAGGGGCGCGGGCGGTGATCCTCGACGTGACGGGCGTGAAGGGCGGGGACGTGTACATCGCGGAGGCGCTCGTGCGAACGGCGTCGGCGCTGAAGCTGCTCGGGGCGCAGGCGATCCTGACGGGGATGCGCGCAGACGTGGCGCGGTCGCTCGTGGGCAGCTCGGCGGAGCTTCAGGGGATCGTGACGAAGGGGAGCTTGCAGGCGGGGATCGCGTTTGCGATGGGGCTGCGCGGCAAGCGTTAG
- a CDS encoding PEGA domain-containing protein gives MEEQKRHFKAGVAAADAGDWAQADVEFAAAWDVKPHYKIAWARGGAKIELGKYREATAQLEACLREGTKMTKAERKQVEELLAEARAKLVKLHIRLSVPGAEIRVDGEPVGTSPLEADVIVDPGQRSIAATKPGVKFVPVTLSVSPGQAMNVDIEVEPPPPAPLPVKKDAAKPAEGGGWKPWVVGAGTAVAVTGIGTGAAILALTPAESWDENMKWAMTSFAVGGTAAIGAIIVGALWATEKKPAAQRSAVWVAPVVSGRENGVWLGGAF, from the coding sequence ATGGAAGAACAGAAGCGCCATTTCAAAGCAGGCGTGGCTGCGGCCGACGCGGGAGACTGGGCGCAAGCGGACGTGGAGTTCGCCGCGGCCTGGGACGTAAAGCCTCACTACAAGATCGCCTGGGCCCGGGGCGGGGCGAAGATCGAGCTCGGCAAGTATCGCGAGGCGACGGCCCAGCTCGAGGCCTGCCTGCGCGAGGGTACGAAGATGACCAAGGCCGAGCGAAAGCAGGTCGAGGAGCTGCTCGCGGAGGCGCGCGCGAAGCTCGTGAAGCTGCACATTCGCCTGAGCGTACCGGGGGCGGAGATCCGGGTGGACGGAGAGCCCGTGGGGACGTCGCCGCTCGAGGCGGACGTGATCGTCGATCCCGGGCAAAGGAGCATCGCGGCGACGAAGCCCGGGGTGAAATTCGTCCCGGTGACGCTCTCGGTGTCACCCGGGCAGGCGATGAACGTGGACATCGAGGTCGAGCCGCCGCCTCCCGCTCCTCTTCCCGTGAAAAAGGACGCAGCAAAGCCCGCGGAAGGCGGCGGTTGGAAGCCGTGGGTCGTGGGCGCAGGGACAGCGGTGGCCGTCACGGGCATCGGGACGGGCGCTGCGATCCTGGCGCTCACGCCGGCGGAGTCTTGGGACGAGAACATGAAATGGGCGATGACATCCTTCGCCGTCGGGGGCACGGCGGCGATCGGCGCGATCATCGTGGGGGCGCTGTGGGCGACGGAGAAGAAGCCGGCCGCGCAGAGGAGCGCGGTGTGGGTCGCGCCCGTGGTGAGCGGGCGGGAGAATGGGGTCTGGCTGGGCGGGGCGTTCTGA
- a CDS encoding PEGA domain-containing protein, with translation MTTMSKAPLRSAALAAAVSALLVSSAGMASGPADAARKHFNAGLVARGAGHWDEAYAEFTRAYLLSKEPRYVANLGLAELKVGKPRAAVAHLSSFLREAIDASDEDRMLIAKLLLEARSKLGALRVRVDEPGVEVLVDGVVVGRGPLMEVLVEPGPRRVTARKPGVRFATETVDVRPGDAPREMRIGREVAGVGPVESHGAGGATKPAERPTNWKPWAIAGSAVVSAAGFGLGAGMVLHANGLASEANATAKKAEEEARKELWETPLEAGDPRTVEVCAGVRQEMCDSYDSLSARHAEAVRWATAGFIVGGVAAAATITLLLLPNAEQKRSSMTVLPVLGDGVRGIGVVGSF, from the coding sequence ATGACAACGATGTCGAAGGCGCCCTTGCGTTCGGCCGCGCTCGCGGCTGCGGTGTCGGCGCTCCTGGTCAGCAGCGCGGGGATGGCGTCCGGGCCGGCGGACGCGGCACGAAAACACTTCAATGCCGGGCTCGTGGCGAGGGGAGCCGGTCACTGGGACGAGGCGTATGCGGAGTTCACGCGGGCGTATCTGCTCAGCAAGGAGCCGAGGTACGTCGCGAACCTCGGCCTGGCGGAGCTCAAGGTGGGCAAACCTCGCGCCGCCGTCGCGCACCTCTCGTCGTTCCTGCGCGAGGCCATCGACGCGAGCGACGAGGATCGCATGCTCATCGCGAAGCTCTTGCTCGAGGCACGCTCGAAGCTCGGGGCGCTCCGGGTTCGCGTGGACGAGCCGGGGGTGGAGGTGCTCGTGGACGGCGTCGTCGTGGGGCGAGGGCCCTTGATGGAGGTGCTCGTCGAGCCGGGGCCGCGGAGGGTGACGGCGCGGAAGCCGGGGGTTCGGTTCGCCACGGAGACGGTCGACGTCCGGCCGGGGGATGCGCCGCGGGAGATGCGAATCGGGCGGGAGGTCGCCGGGGTCGGTCCGGTCGAAAGCCACGGGGCGGGAGGCGCTACGAAGCCGGCGGAGCGACCGACGAACTGGAAGCCGTGGGCGATTGCAGGGAGCGCCGTGGTGTCGGCTGCGGGGTTCGGGCTGGGGGCCGGGATGGTGCTGCACGCGAACGGGCTGGCGAGTGAGGCCAATGCCACGGCCAAGAAGGCGGAGGAGGAAGCACGAAAGGAGCTGTGGGAGACGCCGCTGGAGGCGGGCGATCCGAGGACCGTCGAGGTGTGCGCGGGCGTGAGGCAGGAGATGTGTGACTCCTACGATAGCCTCAGCGCTCGCCATGCCGAAGCCGTCCGCTGGGCGACGGCCGGTTTCATCGTGGGAGGTGTTGCTGCTGCGGCGACGATCACGCTGTTGCTATTGCCGAATGCCGAGCAGAAGCGCTCGAGCATGACGGTCCTGCCCGTCCTCGGCGACGGGGTGCGTGGGATCGGGGTTGTGGGTTCTTTCTGA
- the sucC gene encoding ADP-forming succinate--CoA ligase subunit beta, protein MKIHEYQAKQIFARYGIPVPKGEPAFSVAEAEAAAKRLIEATGIPVVVVKAQIHAGGRGKGGGVKVAKGGVPEARALAEKILGMQLVTVQTGPEGQKVRRLYIEQGLDIEREIYLAFTLDRDRRRIAVMASSEGGMDIEQVAHDTPEKIHTLHVDPVIGLAPYQARKLAFALGLGAKEQMRQFLKLMDSLYRCFLAEDCTLVEINPLVVTKKGDIVALDGKINFDDNAEIRHPEWADLRDPDEEDPVEAEAKKVGISYVSLDGDIGCLVNGAGLAMGTMDIILHYGGQPANFLDVGGGATQEQVKKAFQMILRSEKVKGIFVNIFGGIMRCDVVAAGVVAATKELGLKVPLVVRLEGTNVEAGRKILDESGLTIQSASSMADGAQKIVAAVKQGAAA, encoded by the coding sequence ATGAAAATCCACGAGTATCAAGCCAAGCAAATCTTCGCACGCTACGGGATCCCCGTGCCGAAGGGTGAGCCTGCCTTCTCCGTGGCGGAGGCGGAGGCCGCTGCGAAGCGCCTGATCGAGGCGACCGGGATCCCGGTCGTCGTCGTGAAGGCCCAGATCCACGCCGGAGGCCGCGGCAAGGGCGGCGGCGTGAAGGTCGCCAAGGGTGGCGTCCCCGAGGCGCGCGCGCTCGCCGAGAAGATCCTCGGCATGCAGCTCGTCACGGTGCAGACGGGCCCCGAGGGGCAGAAGGTCCGCAGGCTCTACATCGAGCAGGGCCTCGACATCGAGCGCGAGATCTACCTCGCGTTCACGCTCGACCGCGATCGCCGCCGCATCGCCGTGATGGCGTCGAGCGAGGGCGGCATGGACATCGAGCAGGTCGCCCACGACACGCCCGAGAAGATCCACACCCTGCACGTCGACCCGGTGATCGGCCTCGCCCCCTACCAGGCCCGCAAGCTCGCGTTCGCGCTCGGGCTCGGGGCGAAGGAGCAGATGCGGCAGTTCCTCAAGCTGATGGACAGCCTCTACCGCTGCTTCCTCGCCGAGGACTGCACGCTCGTCGAGATCAACCCGCTCGTCGTCACGAAGAAGGGCGACATCGTCGCGCTCGACGGCAAGATCAACTTCGACGACAACGCCGAGATCCGCCACCCCGAGTGGGCGGATCTGCGCGACCCGGACGAGGAGGATCCGGTCGAGGCCGAGGCGAAGAAGGTGGGCATCTCGTACGTCTCGCTCGACGGCGACATCGGCTGCCTCGTGAACGGCGCGGGCCTCGCGATGGGCACGATGGACATCATCCTGCACTACGGCGGCCAGCCCGCGAACTTCCTCGACGTCGGCGGCGGCGCCACGCAGGAGCAGGTGAAGAAGGCGTTCCAGATGATCCTGCGCTCCGAGAAGGTGAAGGGCATCTTCGTCAACATCTTCGGCGGCATCATGCGCTGCGACGTGGTCGCGGCCGGTGTCGTCGCCGCGACGAAGGAGCTCGGCCTGAAGGTGCCGCTCGTGGTGCGGCTCGAGGGCACGAACGTCGAGGCGGGCCGCAAGATCCTCGACGAGAGCGGCCTGACCATCCAGAGCGCCTCGTCCATGGCCGACGGAGCGCAAAAGATCGTCGCCGCGGTGAAGCAGGGCGCCGCGGCCTGA
- a CDS encoding formylglycine-generating enzyme family protein codes for MGSKLSRLIAAAVMALTAASCGGPTEVPAHATAVPSQTASAPRAELVPAAKTEASASAVATPAPASEPETKSPCPEDMVYVDTTYCPDVELECLKREHNKPNKIVICHEFAEKAQACKTKLRRQRYCIDRYEYPNKEGAHPPVMVDWYDSLAMCQEQGKRLCWESEWVAACEGPNKTPFPHGYKRDPKACNIDNPWLQPVLKNIYSREAWIQDQELFRLDQSVSSGEMPGCVSGFGVHDQTGNVDEWVNAEKKYEKSKWAGLKGGAWGHVRNACRPMTVSHEPEFTYYFVSFRCCADAEPDPEADADPTLWRPPPQPTPKKHGPLSKGWTPKTRAPHQPSPPKN; via the coding sequence ATGGGATCGAAATTGAGCAGGTTGATCGCCGCTGCCGTGATGGCCCTCACGGCAGCGAGCTGCGGCGGTCCGACGGAGGTGCCGGCGCACGCGACGGCCGTGCCGAGCCAGACGGCGAGCGCCCCTCGGGCGGAGCTCGTCCCCGCGGCGAAAACCGAGGCGAGCGCGAGCGCGGTCGCGACGCCCGCGCCGGCGAGCGAGCCCGAAACGAAGTCGCCTTGCCCCGAGGACATGGTCTACGTCGACACGACGTATTGCCCCGACGTCGAGCTCGAGTGCCTGAAGCGAGAGCACAACAAGCCGAACAAGATCGTCATCTGCCACGAGTTCGCCGAGAAGGCGCAGGCGTGCAAGACCAAGCTCCGGCGGCAGCGATACTGCATCGACAGATACGAGTACCCGAACAAAGAGGGCGCGCACCCGCCGGTCATGGTCGACTGGTACGACTCGCTGGCCATGTGCCAGGAGCAAGGAAAGCGCCTCTGCTGGGAGAGCGAGTGGGTCGCGGCCTGCGAAGGGCCAAACAAGACGCCGTTCCCTCACGGATACAAGCGCGACCCGAAAGCTTGCAACATCGACAACCCCTGGCTGCAGCCCGTCCTCAAGAACATCTATTCACGCGAGGCCTGGATCCAGGATCAAGAGCTCTTCCGGCTCGACCAGAGCGTGTCGAGCGGCGAGATGCCCGGCTGCGTGAGCGGCTTCGGCGTCCACGACCAAACCGGAAACGTGGACGAGTGGGTCAACGCGGAGAAGAAATACGAAAAGTCGAAATGGGCAGGGCTGAAAGGCGGCGCCTGGGGGCACGTGCGCAACGCCTGCCGGCCGATGACCGTGAGCCACGAGCCCGAGTTCACGTATTACTTCGTCTCCTTCCGCTGCTGCGCCGACGCCGAACCCGACCCCGAAGCCGACGCCGACCCGACCCTCTGGCGCCCGCCGCCCCAGCCCACCCCCAAAAAACACGGGCCCCTCTCGAAGGGATGGACGCCGAAGACCCGCGCGCCGCACCAGCCCTCCCCGCCCAAGAACTGA